GATCGCGCCCGTCTCTGCCGGACGCAGCGGGGCAAGGCTGCCGCCGAAGGAGCCGATCGCGGTACGCGCGCCCGAGACGATGTAGATGTCGGTCATTGTCGGTCTTTCCAAAATCCGGGGGCAGATCAAAGCGGAATGTTGTCGTGCTTCTTCCACGGGTTCTCGAGGCTCTTGTTGCGCAGCTTGCGCAGGCCGAGCGCCACGCGGCGGCGGGTGGAGTGCGGGTAGATCACCTCGTCGACGAAGCCCTTGCTCGCCGCCACGAACGGGTTGGCAAAGCGGTCTTCGTATTCCCTGGTCTTCTCGGCCTGCTCCTCGGCGGAGAGGCCGCGGAAGATGATCTCGACCGCGCCCTTGGCGCCCATCACCGCGATTTCGGCGGTGGGCCAGGCGTAGTTGAGGTCACCGCGCAGGTGCTTGGAGGCCATGACGTCATAAGCGCCGCCATAGGCCTTGCGGGTGATGACGGTGATCTTGGGCACGGTCGCCTCGGCATAGGCGAAGAGCAGCTTGGCGCCATGCTTGATGATGCCGTTGTGCTCTTGGGCGGTGCCGGGGAGGAAGCCCGGAACGTCGACGAAGGTCACGATCGGAATGTTGAAGGCATCGCAGAAGCGCACGAAGCGGGCGGCCTTCTTCGACGAGTTGATATCGAGCACGCCCGCCAGCACCATCGGCTGGTTGGCGACGATGCCGACGGTGCGGCCTTCCACACGGCCGAAGCCGACGATGATGTTGCCGGCATGCTTGGGCTGGACTTCGAAGAACTCGCCCTCGTCCACCGTCTTGCGGATGACTTCGTGCATGTCATAGGGCTGGGTTGCCGAGGCCGGGATGATCGTGTCGAGGCTCGGCTCGCTACGGTCGTAGGGGTCCGAGGTCGGCCGCTCGGGCACGTCCTGGCGGTTCGACAGCGGCAGGTAATCGAAGAAGTCGCGCGCAGCGAGCAGCGCCTCGATGTCGTTCTCGAGCGCGAGGTCGGCCACGGAGGTCTTGGTGGTGTGCGTGACCGCGCCGCCCAGTTCCTCCTGCGTGACGATCTCGTTGGTCACGGTCTTGACCACGTCAGGGCCGGTGACGAACATGTAGGACGAGTCCTTCACCATGAAGATGAAGTCGGTCATCGCCGGGGAATAGACCGCGCCGCCCGCGCATGGGCCCATGATCAGCGAAAGCTGCGGCACGACGCCCGAGGCGAGCACGTTGCGCTGGAAGATCTCGGCATAGCCGCCGAGCGAAGCAACGCCTTCCTGAATGCGCGCGCCGCCGGAATCGTTGAGGCCGATGACAGGCGCGCCGACCTTCATCGCCATGTCCATGATCTTGCAGATCTTCATGGCGTGGCGTTCGGAAACCGCGCCGCCGAACACAGTGAAATCCTGGCTGAACACGAACACGAGCCGGCCGTTGATCGTGCCCGATCCGGTGACCACGCCATCGCCGGGAATGACCGTATCGGGCATCCCGAAATCGACGCAGTTGTGCTCGACATACATGTCGACTTCCTCGAAGCTGCCTTCGTCGAGCAGCACTTCGAGCCTTTCGCGCGCGGTCAGCTTGCCCTTGGCGTGCTGCGCGTCGATGCGCTTCTGCCCGCCGCCCATCCGCGCGGCTTCACGACGCTTTTCCATTTCGGCGATATTCGCAGACATATCCTCGCCCCAAACCTGACCAGATAATCGGCCGCGATGGCGCAACAGGACCGCAGAGTCCAATGTTAAGTTGCAAACTTGCAAAGCACAGATTTGCAAATTATCAACTAAAGTATGAGCAAACGCCGCGTCTTTGCCGGAAACCAGTTGCGCGCGTTGCGAACGCGGCGAGGCCTGTTGCAGACCGAGATGGCGCGCGCGCTGGGCATCAGCGCTTCCTACCTCTGCCAGCTCGAAAACGACGAACGCCATCTCACCCCCGCGCTGGCAGACCGGCTGCGCGCGCAATTTCCGGTGGACTGGGAAGACCTTGCGCCGGACCGGCAGGACCTGCTGGCCGATGCGCTGCGGCAGGCGGTGGCCGACCCGCTGCTGCCCGCCACGCTGCCGGGCGAACAGATCGAGCGCGTGGCCGAACAGTTCCCCGCGTTCGCCGAACAGTTCGTGCGGATGCACGCCATCCACCGCCGCGACCGGCAGCGGCTGGAAATGCTGGACGAGGCGCTGGGGTCGGACAGCGTGGCGGCGGGGATCACCGGCGGCCGCCTGCCGTGGGAGGAAGTGCGCGACTGGTTCCACCTCGCCAACAACTACGTCGATCTGATCGACCGCCGCGCCGAAGTCCTGGCGCGGGAACTGGCCGCCGATCAGGCGTCGCCCTCGATCGACCGGATGGAAGCGTGGTTCGCGGCGCGCGGCGTGACCATCGACTACCGGCCGGGCGGCCCCTTGCGCCTGTTCGATCCGGTGCAGCGGCGCTTGGTGATTGATTCCAGCCAGCCGGTCGAAAGCAGCCGGTTCCAGATGGCCTACCAGTTGACCGCGATGGCGCTGGAACAGGACATCGCCGCCATCGTCGAGGACACGCTGCTCGCCAGCGACGCCGCACGCGAACTGCTGACCGTGGGGCTGGGCAACTATGCCGCGGGGGCGTTGCTGATGCCCTACGAGCAGTTCCGCACCGCCGCACGCGCGCTGCGGCACGACGTCGACCGGCTGCGGCAGGTGTTCGGCACCAGCTTCGAACAGACCTGCCACCGCCTGTCCACGCTGCAACGCCCGCAGGCGCGCGGCATTCCGGTGTTCTTCTGCCGCGTGGACATGGCCGGCAACATCACCAAGCGCCATTCGGCCACCCGCCTCCAGTTCGGCCGGTTCGGCGGCGCCTGTCCGCTGTGGATCGTGCACGAGGCGGTGGCGATCCCCGACCGCATCCACGTGCAGGTGGCCGAGATGCCCGATGGCGTGCGCTATGTCTCGATCGCGAAGGGGCTGGTGAAACCATCGGCCAGCTTCTACCGCCCGCCGCGCCGCTATGCTGTGGCGCTGGGCTGCGAAGCCGCGCTCGCCAGCGAATTCGTCTATGCCGACGGCCTCAACCTCCAGCGCGACGAAGCCGTCGCCCGGATCGGCGCCTCCTGCCGCATCTGCCCGCGCGACACCTGCGACCAGCGCGCCTTCCCCCCCAGCGACAAGGCGATCATGGTCGATCCCAGCCAGCGCGATCTGGTGCCCTACCGGATCGGGGAGGGATAACCGGCGGTTGCTGACGATCCGGGTCCGTCACCCGCAGCGATCAAGGCCCCGTCAGCGGGATAATCCAGCGAATACGCTCGATGGCAACGGGCGACGCAGCCTTGCCATCTCCTGGCGCCGACAACGTGTAATACGCGCGAGAAGACATGACCTCGCACGACTTCTGATCCAATGACGAAACCTTGCTGCTGACAATCACGCGACAGGCATCGACACGGCCCGAACTGTTCAGCGTGAGCGCCACGACCACGGTGCCGCCGACTTCCAAGTGCAAGGCTTCGCTAGGATAATCTTTCCAGCTCACCCAACTGTCCGGTTCGATCGCTTGCGGGCGAATATCCGCGCGCTGCGCGATCACGACACCGGGATTTCCGCGATGCGCTTTCCCTTCGGCACCGGATGCCGGGAACGACCCAACAACGCCCGCAGGATCAATCTGCCACCCGCGCAGGAGATCGTCGTAGCACGGTTGCAGCGCAGCGAACGCCTTCCCAAAATCCTTGAGATTCAACGCGAACAATAAGTCCCCGGCAACGGAGAACGATGCCGCCTGATTATCGGGCGCCGTTGCCAGCAGCTTCGCATCGACATCGTATGCGCCGATGAGACGTGCGGATTTGCCCGGCACCTTGATCGTCTCCGCTCCGAACTGTTGCGAGCGGCCTTCCGGGTCGAGCCGAAGATCGACCTGCACGCGCGCGGCGAGCTTGGGCACCCCGCCCCCGGCCAGCAGAATATCGAGGCTGTCCGGCCCCGCCGATTTCGCAATATCGAGCGTAACCTCCTGACTGGCGGTTCCGAAATGGCGCTGCAGATGACATCCGTCGTCAGCATAATTCACGCGCCACGGCCCATCCGGTTCCAAGGCCGCAGCAGACGGCGGAGACGGAGGAACCTGGGCGGAAGCCGGCACGCTTCCCAGGAACGCGAGGACGCATACTTGCCTGAAAAATTCGCGCACGGTCTATCTCCTCTTTCGGAATGCCACGCCAAAATGAAAGATGCATAACAGCACGGGAAAATCGCAAGGCGCTTCCGACACCAAAGCCCGCTAGCCGCCACCCCCCAGCGCAGCCCGCAGCGCACCTTCGTCCAGCTTGCCCTCCCAGCGCGAGACGACCACCGTTGCCACGGCGTTGCCGATGAAGTTGGTCAGGCTGCGGCATTCGGACATGAAACGGTCGACGCCCAGGATCAACGCCATGCCCGCCACCGGCACGGAAGGCACGATCGAAAGCGTCGCCGCCAGCGTGATGAAGCCCGCGCCGGTTACGCCCGCCGCGCCCTTGGACGAAAGCATGGCGACGCTAAGCAGCAGCACCTGCTGACCCAGTGTCAGTTCCACTTTGCAGGCCTGCGCGATGAACAGCGAGGCCAGCGTCATGTAGATGTTGGTGCCGTCCAGATTGAAGCTGTAGCCGGTGGGCACGACCAGGCCGACCACCGCCTTGGGGCAGCCGGCGCGCTCCATCTTGTCGATCAGCGCGGGCAGCGCGCTTTCCGACGAGGACGTGCCCAGCACCAGCAGCAGTTCATCCTTGAGATAGGCAATCAGCCGCAGGATCGAAAAGCCCGCCAGCCGCGCAACGACGCCCAGCACCACCAGCACGAACAGCGCCGAGGTGAGGTAGAACGTCAGCACGAGGTGGACGAGGTTCGCCAGGCTATCGATGCCATACTTGCCGATGGTGAAGGCCATCGCGCCGAACGCGCCGACGGGCGCCGCCTTCATCACGATCGCCACCAGCCGGAAGAACGCGACGGACACGTCTTCCAGCAGCGCGACCACCCGCTCGCCCCGCGCGCCCGTGGTGGCGAGCGCGATGCCGAACAGGATCGCCACGACCAGGACCTGCAGGATGTTGCCCTCGCTCAGCGACGACAGGAAGGTTTCCGGGATCATCGCCATGAGGAAGCCGGTCACGCTCGCCTCGTGCGCCTTAGCGGCATAGGCGGCGACCTTTCCGGCATCGAGCGACGCCGGATCGATGTTCAGCCCCGCGCCCGGCCGCACGATGTTGCCCACGATCAGCCCCACGATCAGCGCCAGCGTGGAGAAGAACAGGAAATAGGCGAAGGCCTTGGCGGCGACCCGACCAACCGAAGCGAGATCGCGCATCCCGGCGATGCCCGTCACGATCGTCAGGAAGATCACCGGCGCGATCACCATCTTCACCAGCTTGATGAAGGCATCGCCCAGCGGCTTCAGCGCCTCGCCGGTGGCGGGCGCGAAATGGCCGATCAGCACGCCGGCGGCGATGGCGACCAGCACTTGCAGGTAGAGGTGGCCATACCAGCGGCGCGACGCGGCGGGCGCTTCGGCAACGGTTTCATCGGGCAGCATCATGGACGCGGACAATTGCGCAGTCCGCGCCGCTTGTCACCCGATGGCGCAGTCAAAGGCGTGCATACCGGACGTTAACCCGCGCCTGATACAGCGCAGGCCATGATCGACAAGATCACCGTCCTGGTGCCGCACTTCCTGATGGCCTTGATGATCTGGCGCCTGCTGCACCGGCCCGATCTCGATCGCGATCCGCTGGTCGAAGGCAAAGGCGGATCGCCGGATGCGCAGGACCGCAAACCAGGCCGTTGGCGTCAAACGGGCTCCACGCCTGACAGCAGGCCATAACAAAAGCAGGCGGCATAGCATTCCACCGCCTGCGCAGGATCGTCGAAACCCGCCGCCCAGCTCCGCAATTCGTTGGCCGGATTGATTGTCGCCGCCAGCACTTCGGCGGCGACAAGCGGATCGACCGGCAGCAACGAGCCGTCCGCGATCCCGTCCGAGAGCATCCCCGCGAACCGCCGCGCGATACGTTGCGCGCTGTTCAGCA
The Novosphingobium sp. EMRT-2 genome window above contains:
- a CDS encoding acyl-CoA carboxylase subunit beta, which encodes MSANIAEMEKRREAARMGGGQKRIDAQHAKGKLTARERLEVLLDEGSFEEVDMYVEHNCVDFGMPDTVIPGDGVVTGSGTINGRLVFVFSQDFTVFGGAVSERHAMKICKIMDMAMKVGAPVIGLNDSGGARIQEGVASLGGYAEIFQRNVLASGVVPQLSLIMGPCAGGAVYSPAMTDFIFMVKDSSYMFVTGPDVVKTVTNEIVTQEELGGAVTHTTKTSVADLALENDIEALLAARDFFDYLPLSNRQDVPERPTSDPYDRSEPSLDTIIPASATQPYDMHEVIRKTVDEGEFFEVQPKHAGNIIVGFGRVEGRTVGIVANQPMVLAGVLDINSSKKAARFVRFCDAFNIPIVTFVDVPGFLPGTAQEHNGIIKHGAKLLFAYAEATVPKITVITRKAYGGAYDVMASKHLRGDLNYAWPTAEIAVMGAKGAVEIIFRGLSAEEQAEKTREYEDRFANPFVAASKGFVDEVIYPHSTRRRVALGLRKLRNKSLENPWKKHDNIPL
- a CDS encoding short-chain fatty acyl-CoA regulator family protein; this encodes MSKRRVFAGNQLRALRTRRGLLQTEMARALGISASYLCQLENDERHLTPALADRLRAQFPVDWEDLAPDRQDLLADALRQAVADPLLPATLPGEQIERVAEQFPAFAEQFVRMHAIHRRDRQRLEMLDEALGSDSVAAGITGGRLPWEEVRDWFHLANNYVDLIDRRAEVLARELAADQASPSIDRMEAWFAARGVTIDYRPGGPLRLFDPVQRRLVIDSSQPVESSRFQMAYQLTAMALEQDIAAIVEDTLLASDAARELLTVGLGNYAAGALLMPYEQFRTAARALRHDVDRLRQVFGTSFEQTCHRLSTLQRPQARGIPVFFCRVDMAGNITKRHSATRLQFGRFGGACPLWIVHEAVAIPDRIHVQVAEMPDGVRYVSIAKGLVKPSASFYRPPRRYAVALGCEAALASEFVYADGLNLQRDEAVARIGASCRICPRDTCDQRAFPPSDKAIMVDPSQRDLVPYRIGEG
- a CDS encoding TonB family protein, which produces MREFFRQVCVLAFLGSVPASAQVPPSPPSAAALEPDGPWRVNYADDGCHLQRHFGTASQEVTLDIAKSAGPDSLDILLAGGGVPKLAARVQVDLRLDPEGRSQQFGAETIKVPGKSARLIGAYDVDAKLLATAPDNQAASFSVAGDLLFALNLKDFGKAFAALQPCYDDLLRGWQIDPAGVVGSFPASGAEGKAHRGNPGVVIAQRADIRPQAIEPDSWVSWKDYPSEALHLEVGGTVVVALTLNSSGRVDACRVIVSSKVSSLDQKSCEVMSSRAYYTLSAPGDGKAASPVAIERIRWIIPLTGP
- the dctA gene encoding C4-dicarboxylate transporter DctA, with the translated sequence MMLPDETVAEAPAASRRWYGHLYLQVLVAIAAGVLIGHFAPATGEALKPLGDAFIKLVKMVIAPVIFLTIVTGIAGMRDLASVGRVAAKAFAYFLFFSTLALIVGLIVGNIVRPGAGLNIDPASLDAGKVAAYAAKAHEASVTGFLMAMIPETFLSSLSEGNILQVLVVAILFGIALATTGARGERVVALLEDVSVAFFRLVAIVMKAAPVGAFGAMAFTIGKYGIDSLANLVHLVLTFYLTSALFVLVVLGVVARLAGFSILRLIAYLKDELLLVLGTSSSESALPALIDKMERAGCPKAVVGLVVPTGYSFNLDGTNIYMTLASLFIAQACKVELTLGQQVLLLSVAMLSSKGAAGVTGAGFITLAATLSIVPSVPVAGMALILGVDRFMSECRSLTNFIGNAVATVVVSRWEGKLDEGALRAALGGGG